From the genome of Globicephala melas chromosome 11, mGloMel1.2, whole genome shotgun sequence, one region includes:
- the ECI2 gene encoding enoyl-CoA delta isomerase 2 isoform X1 — MAGVAGRLARLWCSGALSSLPVCSPLQVTRFPALQLHLCGPAMRASQKDFENALNQVKLLKKDPGNEVKLKLYALYKQATEGPCNVPKPGVLDFINKAKWDAWSALGSLPKETARRNYVDLVSSLSASSEPSIQVTPAADRKQPGSDAVVVTSQDGITTITLNRPDKKNALTTQMYHDIILALEAASKDDSAITVLTGNGDYYCSGNDLTNFTDIPPGGVEEKARSGAVLLRDFVDCFIDFPKPLVAVVNGPAVGISVTILGLFDIVYATDRATFHTPFSHLGQSPEGCSSYTFPKIMGPSKATEMLVFGKKLTAREACTQGLVTEVFPDSTFQKEVWVRLKAYSKLPPNAMRISKQVIRNTEKEKLHAINAEESNVLRERWLSDECMNAVVSFLSKKAKL; from the exons ATGGCAGGAGTGGCCGGAAGGCTGGCGCGGCTGTGGTGCTCGGGCGCTCTCAGCAG CCTGCCTGTTTGCAGTCCTCTGCAGGTCACCCGTTTCCCAGCACTTCAGCTGCACTTGTGTGGCCCAGCAATGAGAGCCAGCCAGAAGGACTTTGAAAATGCCCTGAATCAAGTGAAACTCTTGAAGAAGGATCCAGGAAATGAAGTGAAGCTAAAACTCTATGCACTGTATAAGCAG gcCACTGAAGGACCTTGTAATGTGCCCAAACCCGGTGTGCTTGACTTTATCAATAAGGCCAAGTGGGATGCTTGGAGTGCTCTTGGCAGTCTGCCCAAG GAAACCGCCAGGCGTAACTACGTGGACTTGGTGTCCAGTTTGAGTGCTTCGTCTGAGCCCTCCATCCAGGTGACACCTGCAGCAGACAGGAAGCAACCAGGAAGTGACGCCGTGGTGGTGACCTCCCAAGATGGCATCACAACCATCACATTGAACCGGCCCGACAAGAAAAATGCACTCACCACTCAG ATGTATCACGACATCATACTTGCACTTGAGGCTGCAAGCAAGGATGATTCAGCCATAACTGTTTTAACAG GCAATGGGGACTATTACTGTAGTGGGAATGATCTGACCAACTTCACGGATATTCCCCCTGGTGGAGTGGAGGAGAAAGCCAGAAGCGGGGCCGTTTTACTGAG GGATTTTGTCGACTGTTTTATAGATTTTCCGAAGCCTctcgttgcagtggtaaatggaccAGCTGTAGGAATCTCCGTCACCATTCTCGGGCTATTTGATATCGTGTATGCGACCGACAGG GCAACATTTCATACTCCATTCAGTCACCTAGGCCAGAGTCCAGAAGGATGCTCCTCTTACACTTTTCCGAAGATAATGGGCCCAAGCAAG GCAACAGAGATGCTCGTTTTTGGGAAGAAGTTAACAGCCCGGGAAGCATGTACCCAAGGACTTGTTACTGAAGTTTTTCCCGACAGCACTTTTCAGAAAGAAGTTTGGGTCAGGCTGAAAGCATATTCAAAGCTCCCCCCAAAT gcCATGAGAATTTCAAAACAGGTCATCAGAAATACGGAGAAAGAAAAGTTGCATGCGATTAATGCTGAAGAAAGCAACGTCCTGCGGGAGAGGTGGCTGTCAGATGAGTGCATGAACGCCGTCGTGAGCTTCCTGTCCAAAAAAGCAAAGCTGTGA
- the FAM217A gene encoding LOW QUALITY PROTEIN: protein FAM217A (The sequence of the model RefSeq protein was modified relative to this genomic sequence to represent the inferred CDS: substituted 1 base at 1 genomic stop codon), which produces MGTLHVGSVDSTGHTARPGGAGAESGSGSWPGVVRAGVGGEAGRFGGCARGAAGASGQQRPRRRRRGRAGGQRRRANLSHWNLDTEVPVPENKNLPPGRDGAAGDKMNKNQLEIPVEQLMLELTLSEHAPKRTQNSKQEIFQVRSYPLNKGSATENRDFKKSSVETGCNVTSNHIRLFAVNHSLTSASVDKPVGSYPALQTPLSHCWPYAAGDFFKDRNEPHINLCSTLGNNSGELLTAPNWNLKYGNSSVEENLTDESDLSENEKANDTLLSYFKKMDLNLKPETIENVEDSFTEEPSEVFPYPDFLPPPFNTLDLHKLAISKSENWKMTVEPLDSSLEHLVARLLDLERLQRMTIQRERPRLQTSFCAPLATERPSSSKAVPRMRQPRPSDSVGLQTTCVEKSHEERKTNSGSCKLEYNAPKWDCSRAGKYKWNSRPALKTSPTTKQVIAAYDDFKNPKVSILNPRGELSAEPAPAETARVLVKMLSSRCLPPKSPTPVSPVPLSFPENQREEVKAPPRTGKKLYRKDMVPNRPFCIQKLNCXSPSLIAKDKCSPIDQK; this is translated from the exons ATGGGGACACTGCATGTTGGCAGCGTGGACAGCACTGGACACACAGCCCGGCCTGGTGGCGCGGGGGCGGAATCGGGATCAGGGTCGTGGCCCGGCGTAGTCAGGGCCGGGGTCGGGGGCGAG GCGGGCCGATTCGGAGGCTGTGCACGCGGAGCGGCCGGGGCCTCGGGGCAGCAGCGCCCGCGGAGACGCCGCCGTGGACGAGCCGGTGGCCAGCGGCGCCGAGCG AACTTATCTCACTGGAATTTGGATACAGAAGTACCCGTTCCTGAAAATAAAAACCTCCCACCTGGAAGGGATGGTGCCGCAGGTG ACAAAATGAACAAG AACCAGTTGGAAATTCCAGTAGAGCAACTCATGCTGGAACTTACTTTGTCAGAGCATGCTCCCAAAAGAACACAG AATAGTAAACAAGAGATATTCCAGGTACGGAGTTATCCTCTCAACAAAGGAAGTGCTACGGAGAACAG gGATTTCAAAAAATCTTCAGTGGAAACTGGCTGTAATGTGACCAGTAATCACATAAGGCTCTTCGCTGTGAACCACTCACTAACAAGTGCTTCAGTGGACAAGCCAGTTGGCTCCTACCCTGCCCTGCAGACGCCATTAAGTCACTGCTGGCCGTATGCTGCTGGAGACTTTTTTAAGGACAGAAATGAGCCTCATATTAATTTATGCTCAACTCTAGGAAACAATAGTGGCGAACTTTTAACTGCGCCAAATTGGAATCTGAAGTATGGAAACAGCAGTGTGGAAGAAAATTTAACAGATGAAAGTGAtttatcagaaaatgaaaaagcaaacgaTACTTTACTcagctattttaaaaagatggaccTGAACCTAAAGCcagaaacaatagaaaatgtaGAAGACTCTTTCACAGAGGAACCAAGTGAAGTATTTCCATATCCTGATTTTCTTCCCCCTCCTTTCAATACCCTGGACTTGCACAAATTAGCCATCTCAAAATCTGAAAATTGGAAAATGACAGTGGAGCCTCTAGACAGCTCTCTGGAACATTTGGTAGCTCGTTTACTGGACTTAGAGAGATTGCAGCGCATGACTATTCAAAGAGAACGGCCGAGACTGCAGACTTCCTTCTGTGCTCCCTTAGCCACCGAACGACCCTCTTCCTCCAAAGCTGTACCCAGAATGAGACAGCCCAGACCTTCCGACTCTGTGGGTCTTCAGACAACTTGTGTAGAGAAAAGTCACGAGGAGAGGAAAACCAATTCTGGTTCTTGCAAGCTTGAATACAATGCTCCCAAGTGGGATTGCAGCCGTGCTGGGAAGTACAAGTGGAACTCTAGACCAGCTCTGAAAACCTCACCCACCACAAAACAGGTGATTGCAGCTTACGACGACTTTAAGAACCCCAAGGTCTCCATTTTAAACCCACGCGGAGAACTGTCAGCCGAGCCTGCTCCTGCCGAGACAGCCCGGGTGCTGGTTAAAATGCTCTCAAGCAGATGTCTGCCACCAAAGTCTCCTACACCAGTCTCACCTGTACCTCTGTCTTTCCCTGAAAATCAGAGGGAAGAAGTTAAGGCACCACCAAGGACCGGAAAGAAACTTTACCGAAAAGACATGGTACCGAACAGACCATTCTGTATTCAGAAGCTAAACTGTTAATCACCTTCGTTGATAGCTAAGGATAAGTGCTCACCCATCGaccaaaaataa
- the LOC115866009 gene encoding uncharacterized protein C6orf201: protein MIVLRLGENSEFSGLERILERHRFPKEINLTPKPSSMPLWRRKVNNNANQGWKKCHVWNKNTKEPPVSTIVVSNTAPSVCSPCQTAEKEHATH, encoded by the exons ATGATTGTTCTACGACTAGGTGAGAATTCTGAATTCTCTGGCTTAGAAAGGATCTTAGAAAGACATCGATTTCCCAAAGAGATTAATCTGACCCCCAAACCAAGCAGTATGCCCCTGTGGAGAAGAAAAGTCAACAACAATGCAAATCAGGGGTGGAAGAAATGCCATGTGTGGAATAAAAACACAAAGGAGCCTCCAGTGTCAACCATAGTTGTCAG TAATACTGCTCCCTCTGTTTGCTCCCCCTGCCAGACGGCTGAAAAAGAACATGCGACCCACTGA
- the ECI2 gene encoding enoyl-CoA delta isomerase 2 isoform X2, whose translation MAGVAGRLARLWCSGALSSPLQVTRFPALQLHLCGPAMRASQKDFENALNQVKLLKKDPGNEVKLKLYALYKQATEGPCNVPKPGVLDFINKAKWDAWSALGSLPKETARRNYVDLVSSLSASSEPSIQVTPAADRKQPGSDAVVVTSQDGITTITLNRPDKKNALTTQMYHDIILALEAASKDDSAITVLTGNGDYYCSGNDLTNFTDIPPGGVEEKARSGAVLLRDFVDCFIDFPKPLVAVVNGPAVGISVTILGLFDIVYATDRATFHTPFSHLGQSPEGCSSYTFPKIMGPSKATEMLVFGKKLTAREACTQGLVTEVFPDSTFQKEVWVRLKAYSKLPPNAMRISKQVIRNTEKEKLHAINAEESNVLRERWLSDECMNAVVSFLSKKAKL comes from the exons ATGGCAGGAGTGGCCGGAAGGCTGGCGCGGCTGTGGTGCTCGGGCGCTCTCAGCAG TCCTCTGCAGGTCACCCGTTTCCCAGCACTTCAGCTGCACTTGTGTGGCCCAGCAATGAGAGCCAGCCAGAAGGACTTTGAAAATGCCCTGAATCAAGTGAAACTCTTGAAGAAGGATCCAGGAAATGAAGTGAAGCTAAAACTCTATGCACTGTATAAGCAG gcCACTGAAGGACCTTGTAATGTGCCCAAACCCGGTGTGCTTGACTTTATCAATAAGGCCAAGTGGGATGCTTGGAGTGCTCTTGGCAGTCTGCCCAAG GAAACCGCCAGGCGTAACTACGTGGACTTGGTGTCCAGTTTGAGTGCTTCGTCTGAGCCCTCCATCCAGGTGACACCTGCAGCAGACAGGAAGCAACCAGGAAGTGACGCCGTGGTGGTGACCTCCCAAGATGGCATCACAACCATCACATTGAACCGGCCCGACAAGAAAAATGCACTCACCACTCAG ATGTATCACGACATCATACTTGCACTTGAGGCTGCAAGCAAGGATGATTCAGCCATAACTGTTTTAACAG GCAATGGGGACTATTACTGTAGTGGGAATGATCTGACCAACTTCACGGATATTCCCCCTGGTGGAGTGGAGGAGAAAGCCAGAAGCGGGGCCGTTTTACTGAG GGATTTTGTCGACTGTTTTATAGATTTTCCGAAGCCTctcgttgcagtggtaaatggaccAGCTGTAGGAATCTCCGTCACCATTCTCGGGCTATTTGATATCGTGTATGCGACCGACAGG GCAACATTTCATACTCCATTCAGTCACCTAGGCCAGAGTCCAGAAGGATGCTCCTCTTACACTTTTCCGAAGATAATGGGCCCAAGCAAG GCAACAGAGATGCTCGTTTTTGGGAAGAAGTTAACAGCCCGGGAAGCATGTACCCAAGGACTTGTTACTGAAGTTTTTCCCGACAGCACTTTTCAGAAAGAAGTTTGGGTCAGGCTGAAAGCATATTCAAAGCTCCCCCCAAAT gcCATGAGAATTTCAAAACAGGTCATCAGAAATACGGAGAAAGAAAAGTTGCATGCGATTAATGCTGAAGAAAGCAACGTCCTGCGGGAGAGGTGGCTGTCAGATGAGTGCATGAACGCCGTCGTGAGCTTCCTGTCCAAAAAAGCAAAGCTGTGA